One Callospermophilus lateralis isolate mCalLat2 chromosome 6, mCalLat2.hap1, whole genome shotgun sequence genomic region harbors:
- the Slc35d3 gene encoding solute carrier family 35 member D3 has product MRQLCRGRVLGISVAIAHGVFSGSLNILLKFLISRYQFSFLTLVQCLTSSTAALSLELLRRLGLIAVPPFGLSLARSFAGVAVLSTLQSSLTLWSLRGLSLPMYVVFKRCLPLVTMLIGVLVLKNGAPSPGVLTAVLITTCGAALAGAGDLTGDPIGYVTGVLAVLVHAAYLVLIQKASADTDHGPLTAQYVIAVSATPLLVVCSFASTDSIHAWAFPGWKDPAMVCIFVACILIGCAMNFTTLHCTYINSAVTTSFVGVVKSIATITVGMVAFSDVEPTSLFIAGVVVNTLGSIIYCVAKFMETRRQSNYEDLESQPEGEETQPSGDQLPFVMEELPGEGRHGGTEGGEEAGGSTQQSGPELRGSPRGVPLVARSSKISDTSEEGSKRSLKDAYLEVWRLVRGTKYMKKDYLIENEELPSP; this is encoded by the exons ATGCGGCAGCTGTGCCGGGGTCGCGTGCTGGGCATCTCGGTGGCCATCGCGCACGGTGTATTCTCGGGCTCCCTCAACATCCTGCTCAAGTTCCTCATCAGCCGCTACCAGTTCTCCTTCCTGACCCTGGTGCAGTGCCTGACCAGCTCCACAGCGGCGCTGAGCCTGGAGCTGCTGCGGCGCCTTGGGCTCATCGCTGTGCCCCCCTTCGGCCTGAGCCTGGCGCGCTCCTTCGCGGGGGTcgcagtgctctccacactgcagTCGAGTCTCACGCTCTGGTCCCTGCGCGGTCTCAGCTTGCCCATGTACGTGGTCTTCAAGCGCTGCCTGCCCCTGGTCACCATGCTCATCGGCGTTCTGGTGCTCAAGAACGGCGCACCCTCGCCGGGGGTGCTCACGGCCGTGCTCATCACCACCTGCGGCGCCGCCCTGGCAG GAGCGGGCGACCTGACGGGAGACCCCATCGGGTACGTAACGGGTGTGCTAGCGGTGCTAGTGCACGCCGCCTACCTGGTGCTCATCCAGAAGGCGAGCGCGGACACCGATCATGGGCCGCTCACCGCGCAGTATGTCATCGCCGTCTCTGCCACGCCGCTGCTGGTGGTCTGCTCTTTCGCCAGCACTGACTCCATCCACGCCTGGGCCTTTCCTGGCTGGAAGGACCCCGCCATGGTCTGCATCTTCGTGGCCTGCATACTGATCGGCTGCGCCATGAACTTCACCACTCTACACTGCACCTACATCAACTCAGCCGTGACCACCAGCTTCGTGGGCGTGGTGAAAAGCATCGCCACCATCACGGTGGGCATGGTGGCTTTCAGCGATGTGGAGCCCACCTCTCTGTTCATTGCCGGCGTCGTGGTAAACACCCTGGGCTCCATCATTTACTGTGTGGCCAAATTCATGGAGACCAGAAGGCAAAGCAACTATGAGGACCTGGAGTCGCAGCCCGAGGGAGAGGAAACGCAGCCAAGTGGAGACCAGCTGCCTTTCGTGATGGAAGAGCTTCCCGGGGAGGGTAGACATGGGGGGACAGAGGGTGGGGAGGAAGCAGGTGGCTCCACTCAGCAGAGTGGACCAGAGTTGAGGGGCAGCCCCCGAGGGGTCCCACTGGTGGCTAGGAGCTCAAAGATCTCAGACACCTCTGAAGAAGGGAGTAAAAGGTCCTTAAAGGACGCTTACCTGGAAGTGTGGAGGTTAGTTAGGGGAACCAAGTATATGAAGAAGGATTATTTGATAGAAAATGAGGAGTTACCCAGTCCTTGA